A segment of the Streptomyces sp. ITFR-21 genome:
GCAGCGAGGCGGTGGCGCCGTCGTTGAGACCGGCCGCGTTGCCCGCGGTGACCCGGCCGTGCGGCCGGAACGGCGTCTTGAGGCCGGCGAGCTGCTCCAGCGTGGTGCCCGGCCGCATCGGCTCGTCGGCGGTGGCCAGGCCCCAGCCGGTCTCGCCGGCCTCGGGGTCGGTGCGGCGGATCGCGATCGGCACCAGGTCCTGCTGGATCCGGCCGTCGGCGTATGCCTTGGCGGCCTTCTCCTGGCTGTGCACGGCGAACTCGTCGGCGCGCTGCCTGGTCAGCCGCGGGAAGCGGTCGTGCAGGTTCTCCGCGGTCATGCCCATGAACATCGCGGACTCGTCGACCAGCTTCTCGGAGACGAACCGCGGGTTGGGGTCCACGCCCTCGCCCATCGGGTGCCGGCCCATGTGCTCCACGCCGCCGGCGACCACCAGGTCGTAGGCGCCGAAGGCGACGCCGCCGGCCGTGGTCGTGACCGCGGTCATCGCGCCGGCGCACATCCGGTCAACGGAGAAGCCGGGCACGGTGGTCGGCAGTCCGGCCAGGATGGCGGCGGTACGGCCCAGGGTCAGCCCCTGGTCGCCGATCTGCGTGGTGGCCGCGACCGCGACCTCGTCGATCCGGGCCGGGTCCAGGTCCGGGTTGCGCCGCAGCAGCTCCCGGATGCACTTGATCACCAGGTCGTCGGCGCGGGTCTCGTGGTAGATGCCCTTCGGGCCCGCTTTGCCGAACGGGGTGCGGACGCCGTCGACGAAGACGACATCCCTCACGCTACGCGGCACGATGGCTCTCCCTCTGCTTGGTGTTCGCTCGTCGGCGCGACCGGGGGAATGGTGAACGAGCGGGGCGACGTGACTCCGGGAAGTGAACGCGTTCCCCCGCCATGCTACTCGTCGGTAACCCGCGGGGACAGCCCGGCTCGGTGAAGCGGCGCAGGTCACACCGGAGGTGATGTTACTCCGGGTTACTCGG
Coding sequences within it:
- a CDS encoding thiolase family protein, with product MPRSVRDVVFVDGVRTPFGKAGPKGIYHETRADDLVIKCIRELLRRNPDLDPARIDEVAVAATTQIGDQGLTLGRTAAILAGLPTTVPGFSVDRMCAGAMTAVTTTAGGVAFGAYDLVVAGGVEHMGRHPMGEGVDPNPRFVSEKLVDESAMFMGMTAENLHDRFPRLTRQRADEFAVHSQEKAAKAYADGRIQQDLVPIAIRRTDPEAGETGWGLATADEPMRPGTTLEQLAGLKTPFRPHGRVTAGNAAGLNDGATASLLAAEDVAEELGLPVRMRLVSYAFAGVEPEVMGIGPIPATEKALAKAGLGIDDIGLFEVNEAFAVQVLSLLDHYGIADDDPRVNRYGGAIAFGHPLASSGVRLMTQLARQFEEQPQVRYGITTMCVGFGMGGTVIWENPHFDGSGK